A window from Populus trichocarpa isolate Nisqually-1 chromosome 3, P.trichocarpa_v4.1, whole genome shotgun sequence encodes these proteins:
- the LOC7479250 gene encoding uncharacterized protein LOC7479250, producing MRSPCTREASQACFHNFCQLPSEPQSPTSITTVSASRHVLEVAMGSLIYPNSQFTNHESLPSLQESFSNFTKAFPQYSQTDQADKIREQEYYHLSLSNHVCFDYIGHGLFSYSQQRSHSWEAPFASTSSASPPSRQYSSGLEPPFFDISYKAANLHSQIQHGGQMSELEYEMQKRIMALMNLSEDDYTMVFTANQLSAFKLVADSYPFQSNQNLLTVYDYENEAVKVMIESSKNKGARVMSAEFSWPSLRLKSGKLLKKVRRKRKNKRGLFVFPLQSRMTGARYSYLWMTMAQENGWHVLLDACGLGPKDMETLGLSLFKPDFLVCSFFKVFGENPSGFCCLFVKKSSSSILKDSTGTCIVRLVPARRPSQISEELANDDVETEERTKQEIHVDDNLQGSSSGPIFRQQTSEVTSDPQETKEISVKHEAPEIEESVASFESSKSQIIAGYGSGHSHLECRGLDHADSLGLILISTRARYLINWLVNALMSLQHPHSENRNPLVRIYGPKVKFDRGPAVAFNVFDWKGEKIDPSIVQKLADRNNISLSKGFLFHIWFPDEYEHEREQIIETRTSKGGKVLNGTREKLHSGISVVTASLGFLTNFEDIYRLWAFVSRFLDADFVEKERWRYTALNQMTIEV from the coding sequence ATGCGTTCACCTTGCACTAGAGAGGCCTCACAAGCCTGCTTTCATAATTTCTGTCAATTGCCTTCTGAGCCCCAGAGTCCAACATCCATAACCACTGTTTCTGCATCCCGCCATGTTCTTGAAGTTGCCATGGGATCATTGATATATCCAAACTCTCAATTCACCAATCACGAGTCCCTCCCTTCATTGCAAGAGTCATTCTCCAATTTCACAAAAGCATTTCCACAGTATTCTCAGACTGATCAGGCTGACAAAATCCGAGAACAAGAATACTACCATCTCTCCCTGTCCAACCATGTTTGTTTCGATTATATTGGCCACGGCCTCTTCTCATACTCTCAGCAACGAAGTCACTCTTGGGAAGCTCCATTTGCCTCAACATCATCTGCTTCTCCTCCATCACGCCAATATTCCTCAGGTTTAGAACCGCCCTTCTTTGATATTTCCTACAAGGCAGCTAACTTACATTCGCAAATACAACATGGTGGCCAAATGTCAGAATTGGAATACGAGATGCAGAAAAGAATTATGGCATTGATGAATCTCTCCGAAGATGATTACACGATGGTTTTCACTGCCAACCAGTTATCCGCATTCAAACTTGTGGCAGACTCTTATCCATTTCAGTCAAATCAAAATCTTCTTACGGTATATGACTATGAGAATGAGGCAGTGAAAGTAATGATTGAAAGCTCCAAGAACAAAGGGGCACGGGTCATGTCAGCTGAATTCTCATGGCCTAGTTTAAGATTAAAGTCAGGAAAATTGCTAAAGAAGGTAAGGCGTAAGAGGAAGAACAAGAGGGGACTATTTGTTTTCCCACTTCAATCAAGGATGACAGGAGCTAGGTATTCATACCTCTGGATGACCATGGCTCAGGAAAATGGATGGCATGTCTTACTTGATGCTTGTGGCTTAGGACCAAAAGATATGGAGACCCTGGGCCTGTCCCTCTTTAAGCCAGATTTCCTGGTCTGCTCTTTTTTCAAGGTTTTTGGTGAAAACCCATCTGGTTTTTGCTGTCTATTTGTGAAGAAATCCAGTTCTTCAATTTTAAAGGATTCAACTGGTACATGTATAGTGAGGCTTGTCCCAGCTAGGAGACCTTCTCAAATTTCAGAAGAGTTGGCTAATGACGACGTAGAAACTGAAGAAAGAACTAAACAAGAGATACATGTTGATGACAATTTGCAGGGCTCCTCCTCAGGTCCTATTTTCAGGCAGCAGACAAGTGAGGTAACTTCTGACCCGCAAGAAACCAAAGAGATTTCAGTAAAACATGAAGCACCAGAAATTGAGGAATCAGTGGCATCATTTGAATCCTCCAAATCCCAAATCATTGCTGGGTATGGAAGTGGGCATTCACATCTTGAATGTAGAGGCTTGGATCATGCAGACTCGTTGGGCCTGATACTAATCAGTACCAGAGCAAGGTACCTCATCAACTGGTTGGTAAATGCATTAATGAGTCTTCAACATCCACATTCAGAAAATAGGAATCCCCTAGTCAGAATCTACGGACCGAAGGTTAAATTTGATCGAGGACCAGCAGTGGCATTCAACGTATTTGATTGGAAAGGAGAAAAGATAGACCCTTCAATTGTACAGAAGCTTGCTGATCGAAACAATATTTCTTTAAGCAAAGGATTTTTGTTCCACATTTGGTTCCCAGATGAGTATGAACATGAGAGGGAACAGATAATAGAGACAAGGACAAGTAAAGGAGGAAAAGTCTTAAATGGGACGAGAGAGAAACTTCATTCAGGAATTTCTGTTGTCACAGCTTCCCTCGGGTTCTTGACAAACTTTGAGGACATTTACAGGCTCTGGGCATTTGTTTCACGGTTCTTGGATGCAGACTTTGTGGAGAAAGAGAGATGGAGATACACAGCTCTAAATCAGATGACGATAGAAGTTTAG